In the Bacteroidales bacterium genome, CTATATTTACAACTTAATTTGTTTGGCTAAATTTTAGTCGGACAGCAATGAAAAATTAATTATATTTGCAAATCATTTCTTTTTAAGGCAAAATTTTATGAGTTATCTAACTTTTGATAAAAGCCAACTGGTTAATTTAGAATATATTCTGAGCAAAGAACTGCTTCGTTCAAATCGGGCAGGATCGTATGCCTGTACAACAATAATAGGGTGTAACACCCGAAAATATCATGGTTTGCTTGTAACACCTCAACCTGCACTTGATGGCGAAAATCATGTTTTGCTTTCAACACTTGATATTTCTGTGGTGCAAAGAGATGCTGAATTTAATTTCGGAATTCATAAATATCCTGGCGGAGTTTATAGTCCGAAAGGAAATAAATATTTCAGCGATTTTACAACAGAACCTATTCCTAAGTTGACATTTCGTGTTGGTGGAGTAATTCTTTCTATGGAATTACTACTTGCAATTGATGATGAACGTTTACTGATAAAATATACTCTCGAGGATGCTCATTCTCCGACAATCCTTAGGTTTAAACCTTTTCTTGCTTTCCGTAATGTACATAAACTGGCACATGCAAATGTTTTTGTAGACAGGAAATATGAAAAAATAGAAAATGGAATAAAATACAGGATGTACTCCGGGTATACTAATCTTTTCATGCAGTTTTCCAAAACTGTTGAATATACCCATGCTCCTGATTGGAATTATAATATTGAATATTCAGAAGAGCAAAACAGGGGATACGATTACCAGGAAGATTTATTTGTTCCCGGCTTCTTTGAATTGCCTATAAAAAAAGGAGAATCAGTAGTGTTCTCAGCAGGTACAAGTGATATCAACCCTGCGCTTCTGAAAAAACTTTTTACATCAGAAACTAAAAGAAGAATTCCTCGCGATAGTTTTTATAATAACCTTGTCAATTCGGCTCACCAGTTTGTTGTACGCCGTGATAAGAAAACAAAAATAAAGGCAGGCTTCCCTTGGTTTGGAGCATGGGGGCGCGATACTTTCATTTCATTGCCGGGATTAACTCTTGCTATTGATGATCCCAAAACATGTAAAGCTGTTCTCGATACAGCTTTAACAGAATTACACGGACCATTATTCCCCAATGTTGGAGAAGGTCATAATGCGGCGTTCAACTCGGCTGATGCTCCACTTTGGTTTTTCTGGGCTTTACAGCAGTATGCTGAATATACCAATACCAAAGAACAGATTTGGAAAGAATACGGTCGTAAAATGCAAATGATATTAAAAGGTTTCAAGGATGGAACTTTGTACAATATTAAAATGCTTGATAATGGATTAATATATGCCGGTGAACAGGGAAGTGCCGTAACTTGGATGGATGCAATTGTTGGAGGAAAGCCTGTAACACCACGAATTGGACAAGCTGTTGAATTAAGCGCTTTATGGTATAACGCGATTATGTTTTCACTGGAAGTTGCATGCATGGCAGAAGATGAATCATTTATTGAAGAATGGAAAGGTATTGCCGGCATTATTCCCGAGTCGTTTAAGAATACATTCTGGTGTAAAGACAGAGGTTACCTTGCCGATTATGTTAATGGTGATTTTGCTGATTGGACTGTTAGACCGAATATGGTTTTTGCAACTTCTCTTCCTTATGTTCCATTGAGTGAAAAAATACGTCAATTGATTTTAGAGAAAATTCAACAGGATCTTTTGACACCTCGCGGGTTAAGAACACTCACTCCTAAACATCCCGATTATAAAGGTATTTATGCCGGAAACCAGGTAGAGCGGGATATGGCGTATCACCAGGGAACGGTGTGGCCATGGTTGCTCGGGCATTTTGCAGAAGGATATTTAAAAGTTCATGGTAAAAGCGGATTACCATTCATAAAATCGTTGTATGACGGATTTGACTCAGCAATGAAAGAACATTGCATTGGAACCATATCGGAAGTGTATGATGGCGATCCTCCGCATAAAGCAGGTGGCGCGATTTCGCAGGCATGGAGTGTTGCAGAGATATTACGAATGTGGAAGTTGATCGAGAAATATGAAAAATAGTTTGTAGGCAATAATTGTAGTTTTTTGTTATTCTCATTAAATAATTTTTTAACAACAAACAACTAACTACAAACCACAAACAAAATTTAAAAATAGAATGAAAGTATTAATGTTTGGTTGGGAGTTTCCTCCTCATATTACTGGTGGGTTGGGAACAGCATGTTTTGGGCTGACAAAAGCATTGCTGAAGCAGGGTGTGGAAATATTATTTGTTGTTCCTAAAGCATATGGCGACGAAAGTCAGGAAGCTGTAAGGCTTATCAATGCAAGTGATGTAAGTATTGATATCAGGAATGAGATATACCAGGAATATTGGAAACAGATCACTTATATGGAAATAGGTTCAAACCTGATTCCTTACACATCACCTGAAGAGTTTCAGAAAATTATTTCACAAAATCTACTTGATGGAGCTGATATAAATCAATCAGTATTTTCTGAACATTTTGTGTTTAGCGGGAAGTATGGCAAAGACCTTATGCAGGAAGTGTCGCGTTATGCGTTGATTGCAACATCGCTAGCTGCTACGAATACTTTTGATGTGATTCATGCGCACGACTGGCTTACTTATCCTGCAGGTATAGCTGCAAAAAATATCAGCGGTAAACCATTGGTAATTCACGTCCATGCTACAGAGTTCGATCGTTCCGGTGAAAATATAAACCAGAATGTTTACGATATTGAACGTAAAGGAATGGAAGCTGCCGATATGATTATTACCGTAAGTAATTTAACCCGGCAGATCGTGATTGACCGTTACGGAATTCATCCTGATAAAGTGATTACTGTTCATAATGCTGTTGATGATCCTGTTAATCCTGCTGTTCTGGATGCAAAGAAACATGTGAAAGAAAAAGTAGTAACATTTCTTGGTCGGGTTACTTTTCAGAAAGGTCCTGATTATTTTGTTGAAGCTGCAAATAAAGTATTACAAAAAGATGGCAATGTCCGTTTTGTAATGGCAGGGCAGGGCGACATGCTGAACCGTATGATAAAACGTGTAGCGCAATTACGCATTTCTACAAAATTTCACTTTACCGGATTTTTAAAAGGTGATGATGTTGACCGGATGTTTGCTATGAGTGATGTTTACGTGATGCCATCAGTTTCGGAGCCTTTCGGAATATCTCCGTTAGAAGCTATGCGAAGCAGCGTACCTGTTGTTATTTCTAAACAATCGGGTGTTTCTGAAGTTTTACGTTATGCAATGAAAGTCGATTTCTGGGATATTGATGCTTTATCTGATGCTATATATGGGCTTTTGCATTACAATGCCCTCAGTAAAATGTTTATGCGCTACGGAAAAATTGAAGTAGATAATATGAAGTGGGATAATTCAGCAATAAGGGTAAAGTATATTTATGATATGATGTTGAATAAGTAAAATTGAAGTTAAAAGTTTTCAAAAATTATTATAATGAAATCAATTTGTTTTTATTTTCAGGTTCATCAGCCGTTTAGGTTAAGAACATTCCGTTTCTTTGATATTGGCGTGAACCATAATTATTTCGACGACTATGCAAATAGGTATATACTCCGAAGAGTAGCCGATAAATGCTATATTCCTGCTAATAATGTCATTCTTAATCTTATTAAAGAATTTGGTTCTTCATTCAAAGTAAGTTATTCAATAAGCGGTACTGCTCTCGACCAATTTGAAATGTATACCCCAGATGTTTTGGAAAGTTTCCAGCGTTTGGCTGAAACAGGTTGTGTTGAATTTCTTGCCGAAACATATTCTCACTCGCTGAGTTCATTAAAAAGTAAAAATGAATTTTTTAAACAGGTTAATGAACAGGCAGCAAAAATAGAAAGGCTATTTGGTAAAAAGCCTACTACATTCCGTAATACAGAGCTTATTTATTCTGATGGTATTGGCGAAATGGTTTCGGAAATGGGATTTAAAACCATGCTTACCGAAGGCGCCAAACATATACTGGGGTGGAAAAGCCCGAATTATATGTATTGCAATTCTATCAATCCCAAATTAAAATTATTACTTAAAAATTTCAGGTTAAGCGATGATATTGCATTCCGGTTTTCTCAGCAATCATGGAGCGAATGGCCTGTTACCACTGAAAAATATGTAGACTGGTTAAATAGTGTTGATGGAAGGGAAGAATGTATAAACCTGTTCATGGATTACGAAACATTCGGAGAACATCAATGGCCTGAGACAGGAATTTTTGATTTTCTGAAAGCATTGCCCGGTCGTGTTCTATCGCATTCCAATTTTAAATTTAATACACCTTCTGAACTTACAAATCTTTTACAACCGGTTTCGCCGATATACGTTCCTTATCCCATTTCATGGGCCGATGAAGAAAGAGATTTAACAGCATGGCTTGGAAAT is a window encoding:
- a CDS encoding glycosyltransferase family 4 protein, with amino-acid sequence MKVLMFGWEFPPHITGGLGTACFGLTKALLKQGVEILFVVPKAYGDESQEAVRLINASDVSIDIRNEIYQEYWKQITYMEIGSNLIPYTSPEEFQKIISQNLLDGADINQSVFSEHFVFSGKYGKDLMQEVSRYALIATSLAATNTFDVIHAHDWLTYPAGIAAKNISGKPLVIHVHATEFDRSGENINQNVYDIERKGMEAADMIITVSNLTRQIVIDRYGIHPDKVITVHNAVDDPVNPAVLDAKKHVKEKVVTFLGRVTFQKGPDYFVEAANKVLQKDGNVRFVMAGQGDMLNRMIKRVAQLRISTKFHFTGFLKGDDVDRMFAMSDVYVMPSVSEPFGISPLEAMRSSVPVVISKQSGVSEVLRYAMKVDFWDIDALSDAIYGLLHYNALSKMFMRYGKIEVDNMKWDNSAIRVKYIYDMMLNK
- a CDS encoding amylo-alpha-1,6-glucosidase — protein: MSYLTFDKSQLVNLEYILSKELLRSNRAGSYACTTIIGCNTRKYHGLLVTPQPALDGENHVLLSTLDISVVQRDAEFNFGIHKYPGGVYSPKGNKYFSDFTTEPIPKLTFRVGGVILSMELLLAIDDERLLIKYTLEDAHSPTILRFKPFLAFRNVHKLAHANVFVDRKYEKIENGIKYRMYSGYTNLFMQFSKTVEYTHAPDWNYNIEYSEEQNRGYDYQEDLFVPGFFELPIKKGESVVFSAGTSDINPALLKKLFTSETKRRIPRDSFYNNLVNSAHQFVVRRDKKTKIKAGFPWFGAWGRDTFISLPGLTLAIDDPKTCKAVLDTALTELHGPLFPNVGEGHNAAFNSADAPLWFFWALQQYAEYTNTKEQIWKEYGRKMQMILKGFKDGTLYNIKMLDNGLIYAGEQGSAVTWMDAIVGGKPVTPRIGQAVELSALWYNAIMFSLEVACMAEDESFIEEWKGIAGIIPESFKNTFWCKDRGYLADYVNGDFADWTVRPNMVFATSLPYVPLSEKIRQLILEKIQQDLLTPRGLRTLTPKHPDYKGIYAGNQVERDMAYHQGTVWPWLLGHFAEGYLKVHGKSGLPFIKSLYDGFDSAMKEHCIGTISEVYDGDPPHKAGGAISQAWSVAEILRMWKLIEKYEK